In one Acomys russatus chromosome 15, mAcoRus1.1, whole genome shotgun sequence genomic region, the following are encoded:
- the Rps3a gene encoding 40S ribosomal protein S3a: MAVGKNKRLTKGGKKGAKKKVVDPFSKKDWYDVKAPAMFNIRNIGKTLVTRTQGTKIASDGLKGRVFEVSLADLQNDEVAFRKFKLITEDVQGKNCLTNFHGMDLTRDKMCSMVKKWQTMIEAHVDVKTTDGYLLRLFCVGFTKKRNNQIRKTSYAQHQQVRQIRKKMMEIMTREVQTNDLKEVVNKLIPDSIGKDIEKACQSIYPLHDVFVRKVKMLKKPKFELGKLMELHGEGGSSGKTTGDETGAKVERADGYEPPVQESV, encoded by the exons ATGGCGGTCGGCAAGAACAAGCGGCTGACGAAGGGCGGCAAGAAGGGAGCCAAGAAGAAAGT gGTTGATCCATTTTCCAAGAAAGACTGGTATGATGTCAAAGCTCCGGCCATGTTCAATATTAGAAACATTGGGAAAACACTAGTCACGAGGACTCAAGGAACCA AAATTGCGTCTGATGGCCTCAAGGGTCGTGTGTTTGAAGTGAGCCTCGCCGATCTGCAGAATGACGAAGTTGCCTTTAGGAAATTCAAGCTGATTACTGAGGACGTTCAGGGCAAAAACTGTCTGACTAACTTCCACGGCATGGATCTTACCCGGGACAAAATGTGCTCCATGGTCAAAAAGTGGCAG ACCATGATTGAAGCTCATGTTGATGTCAAGACTACCGATGGTTATTTGCTCCGTCTTTTCTGTGTTGGATTCACAAAAAAACGCAACAACCAAATACGAAAGACATCATATGCGCAGCACCAACAGGTCCGCCAGATCCGGAagaagatgatggaaatcatGACCCGAGAAGTGCAGACAAATGACTTGAAGGAAGTGGTTAATAAGTT GATTCCAGACAGCATTGGGAAAGACATAGAAAAGGCTTGCCAGTCCATCTACCCTCTTCATGATGTCTTCGTTAGAAAAGTGAAAATGCTGAAGAAGCCCAAGTTTGAAT tggGAAAACTAATGGAGCTCCATGGTGAAGGTGGTAGTTCTGGAAAAACAACTGGTGACGAGACAGGTGCTAAGGTCGAACGAGCTGATGGATATGAACCTCCAGTCCAAGAATCTGTTTAG